From the genome of Dryobates pubescens isolate bDryPub1 chromosome 9, bDryPub1.pri, whole genome shotgun sequence, one region includes:
- the RNF182 gene encoding E3 ubiquitin-protein ligase RNF182: protein MTSQLPEESVETQSSDELECKICYNRYNLRQRKPKVLECCHRVCAKCLCKIIDFGDSPQGVIVCPFCRFETCLPDNEVSSLPDDNNILLNLACGGKGKKCLPDNPTELLLTPKRLASLVSPSHTSSNCLVITIMEVQRESPQTLNSTPVVEFYRPSSFDSVATVSHNWTVWNCTSLLFQTSIRVLVWLLGLLYFSSLPLGIYLLVSKKVTLGVVFVSLVPSSLVILMVYGFCQCVCHEILDCMSS, encoded by the coding sequence ATGACCAGTCAACTGCCAGAGGAGTCTGTGGAGACCCAGAGCTCAGATGAGCTTGAGTGCAAGATCTGTTACAACCGCTACAATCTGCGACAGAGAAAACCCAAAGTGCTGGAATGTTGTCACAGGGTATGTGCTAAATGCCTCTGCAAGATCATAGACTTCGGTGATTCCCCTCAAGGAGTCATAGTGTGCCCGTTCTGCAGGTTTGAAACATGCTTGCCAGACAATGAGGTTAGTAGTCTTCCTGATGACAACAACATCCTTCTGAATTTAGCTTGTGGAGGAAAGGGTAAGAAGTGCCTACCAGACAACCCAACGGAACTGTTGCTGACTCCCAAAAGGTTGGCATCTCTGGTTAGCCCTTCTCACACCTCTTCTAATTGTCTGGTTATAACAATCATGGAAGTACAAAGAGAAAGTCCCCAGACTCTGAACTCAACCCCCGTGGTGGAATTTTACAGGCCTTCAAGTTTTGACTCTGTTGCAACTGTGTCCCACAACTGGACAGTGTGGAACTGCACATCTTTGCTCTTCCAGACCTCAATTCGGGTGCTAGTGTGGTTGCTAGGGTTGCTGTACTTTAGTTCCTTGCCTTTAGGGATTTATTTACTGGTATCTAAGAAAGTCACccttggggttgtttttgtaaGCCTAGTCCCTTCGAGCCTTGTTATTCTCATGGTTTATGGCTTTTGCCAGTGTGTTTGCCATGAAATTCTAGACTGCATGTCGTCTTGA